Genomic window (Rubeoparvulum massiliense):
TCATTTTTTCCTCATACTTCCACCTTGTTCATCTACCACTATTATACTATTATTCCTTCCATTATTGGTACGATAATTGTGATAATAGTATCAATGACTGGAAAATAGCGATAAAAAATAGGACTATGATCCATCCATAGTCCTGTTACATACTCCTATTTCAACTAGAGATGAGCGTACTCTTGACAACTTGCACAAATTGCTGAGGATCTTCGAGCATGATGGAGTGACCGATATGGGAAAACATGATTAACTCTCCATGGGGAAGCAGCTCGCAGGTGGATTGCATCATTTCCTTCGTGACGAGTAGATCTTGCTCACCATAGATGACATATACAGGCATCGTCAACTTCCCAGCTTCTTGACGAATATCAAACTTTTCTAATGAACGGGCATTGGGGATGACTACATGGGCATCACGCATTGCCTCGTCGACAATTTGCTGAAAGAATGGAGTCTGGTGGTCTGCTGCAGGCGCCACCCCTTTTAATGCTGCCTCCATCAAGGGGCGTTGACTACCTAAGAGAGACAGGACAGCATAGTTTTCCTCTGGCGTTACCAGACCATGGAGAGGAGCTGAGTTAATTAAAATCATCCGCTCTATCATACTAGGAGCTAATAGGGCTGTCCTCATCACAATGGCGCCACCTAAGGAATGACCTACCAAGGTGACCTGCTTGGTCTCCAGCATTTCCAAGAGTGCTAACAAATCGTGGGCATATTGCTCAATTTCATACCCTGCGTCAGGACGTGTGGATTGACCGACACCACGCATATCCACAGTGACCACCTTACCCAATTCAGAGAGGGGTTCGACCACTTGATTCCACCAGCTCTGATTCGCAATATTCCCATGTACCAGGACCATTGTAGATTCTCCAGTACCTTGCTCGTGATATGCCAATTGACAATCGTCTAATTGGAGGAACTTCATACTAGACATCTCCATCCTAGACCTCTCCCTTCTTTACTGCATTAAGAAAATTGATCAGTTCTTCAACAAATTCTGCTGGTTGTTCATAAGCGGAGGCATGACCAGCTCCTGCCATGATGCGGAGGTCACCATGAGATACCTCGTGAATGATCCGCTCACTATAATAGGCTGGTGTTAGAATATCATGCTCACCAACGATGCAGCGAATTGGCATGGTTAACTTTTTTAATCCATAGAGAGCATCATGTTGGAGAGCGCCTTGAATCAGCCAGGTTGCCACAGGTGAATCCAGATTGGCTCCATATTCTCGAAACTGCAGAAGCTGGTCGTAGTTCTCCTCCAGAAATCGTGGTCCCCAGACATAAGGAAGGGCAACATCGAAACGGAGCAGCCCACCACCTGCTTCCATGGCTTGTAACCAACTGTGTAGTTTTGCATAAAAGAGGCGATCAACCTGAGGATAGGTATCAGCTAGGAAAAGTGAAGAAAAGCGCTCTGGAGCTTCAATGGCTGCCATTTGCAGGACTGCTCCACCATTGGAAATCCCCACACCATGTACCTGTTCAAGCTGTAAATGATCTAATAATTGTAATAGATCCTGAGCATGAAGGATTGAGGTGTATGGTCCTGCTGGTTTATTAGACTTGCCTTGACCGCGGCAATCATAGCAAAGAACAGAGTAATGCTCCTTCAATCTCTCTATATGGGGATCCCACGTACGCAAATTGGTTAATAAACCATTTACTAATACAATCACATCAGCATGATCTTTTGGATGCCACTCATAGTAGAGTTGAATATCACTCAATTGAGCCTTCGGCATGGCTGTCCCTCTCCCTCGTTTTGTAATTACCAACGAATCGCTGTAGCTGCCCAAGCATACCCGATGCCTGCGCTGACGAGCACAACGAGATCACCTTGCTTCAAGCGTCCTTCCTGAACAGCCAGCTCTAAAGAAAGGATCTGATCTAGCTGACCAATATGACCATACTCTTCTAAATAGATCGCCTGATCCTCCCGTAAACCGAGGCGCTCCAGTATGGTTTTATGCGCTGAACGCTTCATATGCAAGATTCCTAAATAATCGATCTCTTCCACAGAATAGCCACTTTTACGAACAGCC
Coding sequences:
- a CDS encoding alpha/beta fold hydrolase; translated protein: MPKAQLSDIQLYYEWHPKDHADVIVLVNGLLTNLRTWDPHIERLKEHYSVLCYDCRGQGKSNKPAGPYTSILHAQDLLQLLDHLQLEQVHGVGISNGGAVLQMAAIEAPERFSSLFLADTYPQVDRLFYAKLHSWLQAMEAGGGLLRFDVALPYVWGPRFLEENYDQLLQFREYGANLDSPVATWLIQGALQHDALYGLKKLTMPIRCIVGEHDILTPAYYSERIIHEVSHGDLRIMAGAGHASAYEQPAEFVEELINFLNAVKKGEV
- a CDS encoding alpha/beta fold hydrolase gives rise to the protein MEMSSMKFLQLDDCQLAYHEQGTGESTMVLVHGNIANQSWWNQVVEPLSELGKVVTVDMRGVGQSTRPDAGYEIEQYAHDLLALLEMLETKQVTLVGHSLGGAIVMRTALLAPSMIERMILINSAPLHGLVTPEENYAVLSLLGSQRPLMEAALKGVAPAADHQTPFFQQIVDEAMRDAHVVIPNARSLEKFDIRQEAGKLTMPVYVIYGEQDLLVTKEMMQSTCELLPHGELIMFSHIGHSIMLEDPQQFVQVVKSTLISS